A single region of the Ancylobacter novellus DSM 506 genome encodes:
- a CDS encoding JAB domain-containing protein has product MARNRAGRNGGADPQPEPPDAVGGLEEPAPHFLGHRERLRERFRQAGGEALPDYELLELVLFRAVTRADVKPLAKALIDRFGSFGEVVAAPPGRLREVKGVGEAVITELKLIGAAVERVTRGKVRERPVLSSWSAVIAHCRAAMAFAEQEQFRILFLDKRNQLILDEVQQRGTVDHTPVYPREVVKRALEVAASAVILVHNHPTVAFWDAVSRCDVS; this is encoded by the coding sequence ATGGCGCGCAACAGGGCAGGGCGGAACGGCGGGGCGGATCCGCAGCCGGAGCCGCCCGATGCCGTTGGCGGCCTTGAGGAGCCGGCGCCGCATTTCCTCGGCCATCGCGAGCGGCTGCGCGAACGCTTCCGGCAGGCCGGCGGCGAGGCGTTGCCCGATTACGAGCTCCTTGAGCTGGTGCTGTTCCGGGCGGTCACCCGCGCCGATGTGAAGCCGCTGGCCAAGGCGTTGATTGACCGCTTCGGCTCCTTCGGCGAGGTCGTCGCCGCCCCGCCCGGACGGCTGCGCGAGGTGAAGGGCGTGGGCGAGGCCGTCATCACCGAACTGAAGCTGATCGGTGCCGCGGTGGAGCGGGTGACGCGCGGCAAGGTGCGCGAGCGCCCGGTGCTCTCCTCCTGGAGCGCGGTGATCGCCCATTGCCGCGCCGCCATGGCCTTTGCCGAGCAGGAGCAGTTCCGCATCCTGTTCCTCGACAAGCGCAACCAGCTGATCCTCGACGAGGTGCAGCAGCGGGGCACGGTCGATCACACGCCGGTCTATCCGCGCGAGGTGGTGAAGCGGGCGCTGGAGGTGGCGGCGAGCGCCGTCATCCTCGTCCACAACCACCCGACTGTAGCGTTTTGGGATGCCGTGTCGCGCTGTGATGTATCATAG
- a CDS encoding pyridoxal phosphate-dependent aminotransferase, with amino-acid sequence MTSAARSPLHPIAAFDRIGEENAFAVLARAAALAAQGRDIINLGIGQPDFPTPPHIVEAAIKALRDGHHGYTPSVGIEPLRTAVAADVHRRFGTEIDPGKVVIVPGGKVTMFSAILMLGEPGAEILYPDPGFPIYRSMIEFTGATPVPVPIREENGFGFSAQEALALITPKTRLVILNSPANPTGGVTPKAEIDAFVAGLEKHPHVAILSDEIYDQFLFDGEAHTTLLSYPEIRDRLILLNGWSKTYAMTGWRLGWALWPEGLFEAARKLAVNAWSCVNAPAQYGALAALTGPQDCVAQMVAEFDRRRHLVVEGLNALPGISCAVPKGAFYAFPNISGTGWSSAKKLAAALLDEAGVATIGGPDFGIFGEGYIRLSYANSAENIARALERMGAFLGEARAA; translated from the coding sequence ATGACGTCAGCCGCCCGCTCTCCGCTCCACCCGATCGCCGCCTTCGACCGTATCGGCGAGGAGAATGCCTTCGCCGTGCTGGCGCGGGCCGCCGCTCTCGCCGCGCAGGGCCGCGACATCATCAATCTGGGCATCGGCCAGCCGGACTTCCCGACCCCGCCGCATATCGTCGAGGCGGCGATCAAGGCGCTGCGCGACGGCCATCACGGCTATACGCCTTCGGTCGGCATCGAGCCGCTGCGCACGGCGGTCGCCGCCGACGTGCACCGCCGCTTCGGCACCGAGATCGATCCGGGCAAGGTGGTGATCGTGCCGGGCGGCAAGGTGACCATGTTCAGCGCCATATTGATGCTGGGCGAGCCGGGCGCCGAGATCCTCTATCCCGATCCGGGCTTTCCCATCTACCGCTCGATGATCGAATTCACCGGCGCCACCCCGGTGCCGGTGCCGATCCGCGAGGAGAACGGCTTCGGCTTCTCGGCGCAGGAGGCGCTTGCGCTGATCACGCCGAAGACGCGGCTCGTCATCCTCAACTCGCCCGCCAACCCGACCGGCGGTGTGACGCCGAAGGCCGAGATCGACGCTTTCGTCGCCGGGCTGGAGAAGCACCCGCACGTCGCCATCCTCTCCGACGAGATCTATGACCAGTTCCTGTTCGACGGGGAGGCGCACACCACGCTGCTCTCCTACCCTGAGATCCGCGACCGGCTGATCCTGCTCAATGGCTGGTCCAAGACCTATGCCATGACCGGCTGGCGGCTCGGCTGGGCGCTGTGGCCGGAAGGGCTGTTCGAGGCCGCGCGCAAGCTCGCGGTCAATGCCTGGTCCTGCGTCAACGCTCCCGCCCAGTACGGCGCGCTCGCCGCGCTGACCGGCCCGCAGGATTGCGTGGCGCAGATGGTGGCGGAGTTCGACCGGCGACGGCACCTCGTGGTGGAAGGGCTCAACGCCCTGCCGGGCATTTCCTGCGCCGTGCCTAAGGGCGCCTTCTATGCCTTCCCCAACATCTCCGGCACCGGCTGGAGCTCGGCGAAAAAGCTCGCCGCGGCCTTGCTGGACGAGGCGGGAGTCGCCACCATAGGCGGGCCGGACTTCGGCATCTTCGGCGAAGGCTATATCCGGCTGTCCTATGCGAATTCGGCGGAGAACATCGCTCGCGCGCTCGAACGCATGGGCGCCTTCCTGGGCGAGGCGCGCGCGGCATGA
- a CDS encoding epoxide hydrolase family protein — MPEAQSALTRRDVLAAAAAAGVATMMPTPLSAQSDAIQPFKVHFPDTALADLRRRIAATRWPTPELVRDATQGVQLATMRKLAQYWQSEHDWRKVEARLNALPMFVTEIDGLDIHFIHVRSKHPGALPVIITHGWPGSVIEQLKVIDPLTDPTAHGGTAEDAFDVVIPSLPGHGFSAKPTSTGWDPQRIDRAWTTLMKRLGYTRFVAQGGDWGDAVSEQMAVQAPPELLAIHTNMPATVPDDIAAALAAGGPAPTGLSPDEANAYAQLDFFYKHGLGYAQEMANRPQTLYALEDSPVGLAAWMLDHDARSYKLIVRVFNGEAEGLTRDDILDNVTLYWLTGTAVSSARLYWENKLAFFAPKHIAIPVAVSVFPDEIYAAPKSWAEKAFPKLVHFNRLPKGGHFAAWEQPAAFAAELRASFRSVRA; from the coding sequence ATGCCGGAAGCCCAATCAGCCCTCACGCGGCGCGATGTGCTCGCCGCCGCAGCAGCAGCCGGAGTCGCCACCATGATGCCAACGCCGCTCTCCGCCCAGTCCGACGCCATCCAGCCGTTCAAGGTGCATTTCCCCGACACGGCGCTTGCCGATCTGCGCCGGCGGATCGCGGCCACGAGGTGGCCGACGCCGGAGCTGGTGCGGGATGCGACGCAAGGCGTGCAACTCGCCACCATGCGCAAGCTCGCGCAGTATTGGCAGAGCGAGCATGACTGGCGGAAGGTCGAGGCGCGTCTGAACGCGCTGCCGATGTTCGTCACCGAGATCGACGGGCTGGACATCCATTTCATCCATGTCCGGTCCAAGCATCCCGGCGCGCTGCCGGTGATCATCACCCATGGCTGGCCCGGTTCGGTGATCGAGCAGCTGAAGGTCATCGATCCGCTCACCGACCCGACGGCGCATGGCGGAACGGCGGAAGATGCCTTCGACGTCGTGATCCCCTCGCTTCCCGGCCACGGCTTCTCGGCCAAGCCGACCTCCACCGGCTGGGATCCCCAGCGCATCGACCGTGCCTGGACGACCCTGATGAAGCGCCTCGGCTATACGCGCTTCGTCGCCCAGGGCGGCGATTGGGGCGATGCGGTCTCCGAGCAGATGGCGGTGCAGGCGCCGCCGGAACTGCTGGCCATCCACACGAACATGCCAGCGACCGTGCCGGACGACATCGCCGCCGCGCTCGCCGCCGGCGGGCCGGCGCCGACCGGGCTGTCGCCCGATGAGGCGAACGCCTATGCGCAGCTCGATTTCTTCTACAAGCACGGCCTCGGCTATGCGCAGGAGATGGCGAACCGGCCGCAGACCCTCTACGCCCTGGAGGATTCGCCGGTCGGCCTCGCCGCCTGGATGCTCGACCACGACGCGCGCAGCTACAAACTCATCGTGCGCGTCTTCAATGGCGAAGCCGAGGGCCTGACGCGGGACGACATCCTCGACAATGTCACGCTCTACTGGCTGACCGGGACGGCAGTGTCGTCGGCGCGGCTCTACTGGGAGAACAAGCTCGCCTTCTTCGCGCCGAAGCACATCGCCATCCCGGTGGCGGTCAGCGTCTTCCCAGACGAGATCTACGCCGCGCCGAAGAGCTGGGCGGAAAAGGCGTTCCCCAAGCTCGTCCATTTCAACCGGCTGCCCAAGGGCGGCCACTTCGCCGCGTGGGAGCAGCCAGCCGCCTTCGCCGCAGAGCTGCGCGCCTCCTTCCGCTCCGTGCGCGCCTGA
- a CDS encoding tyrosine-type recombinase/integrase — translation MPSLTDTSIRHAVRRVETSRKQENLPDGEGRGTGRLVLVLKPMPKRVTADWMAQQWRDGKRTKKKLGAYPSMSLAQAREVFKRDFANVIQKGRSIKIATDTRPGTVADLFEGYVASLKAANKPSWKETEKGLNKIARTLGRNRLAREIEPEEIVELIRPIYERGARSMADHVRGYIHAAYGWGMKSDNDYRHASPRRFRIPFNPASGIPTEPKVQGTRWLNEDEFVRLYRWLECPDTPIHPSYARAVQLIMLTGQRVEEIARLHVDQWDAKERIIDWSTTKNLQPHAVPVPSLAAELIESIRPNEFGWFFPSAKDPTRPVSHATLYSFVWRQRDRGVIPSVTNRDLRRTFKTLAGKAGVTKEIRDRLQNHALQDVSSRHYDRWNYMAEKRAGMAKWDKFIRAMLAKKRGGIAA, via the coding sequence ATGCCAAGCCTGACCGACACCTCCATCCGCCACGCCGTGAGGCGGGTGGAGACGAGCCGTAAGCAGGAGAACCTGCCGGACGGGGAGGGGCGGGGAACAGGTCGCCTGGTGCTGGTCCTGAAGCCCATGCCGAAGCGGGTCACCGCCGACTGGATGGCGCAGCAATGGCGGGACGGTAAGCGGACGAAGAAGAAGCTCGGTGCCTACCCGTCCATGTCGCTGGCGCAGGCGAGGGAGGTGTTCAAGCGCGACTTCGCTAACGTGATCCAGAAGGGCCGGAGCATCAAGATCGCGACCGATACCCGACCGGGTACGGTCGCGGATCTATTCGAGGGCTATGTTGCCTCGCTCAAGGCGGCGAACAAGCCATCCTGGAAGGAGACTGAGAAGGGCCTTAACAAGATCGCCAGAACATTAGGGCGGAACCGCTTGGCACGGGAGATCGAGCCGGAGGAGATCGTCGAGCTGATCCGACCGATCTATGAGCGCGGCGCGCGGTCTATGGCTGACCATGTCCGGGGCTACATCCATGCCGCCTATGGCTGGGGCATGAAGTCAGACAATGACTACCGCCATGCCTCACCCCGACGCTTCCGCATTCCGTTCAATCCGGCCTCTGGCATTCCGACCGAGCCGAAAGTGCAGGGAACCCGGTGGCTGAACGAGGACGAGTTCGTACGGCTCTATCGCTGGCTGGAATGTCCGGACACTCCGATCCACCCTTCCTATGCCCGAGCGGTTCAACTGATCATGCTGACCGGGCAGCGCGTGGAGGAGATCGCCCGTCTTCATGTTGATCAGTGGGACGCCAAGGAGCGGATCATCGACTGGTCGACGACCAAGAACCTGCAGCCGCACGCAGTCCCTGTTCCTTCACTCGCGGCAGAGCTCATCGAGTCGATCAGGCCGAATGAGTTCGGCTGGTTCTTCCCTTCGGCTAAGGATCCGACCCGACCTGTCAGCCACGCCACGCTCTACAGCTTCGTCTGGCGTCAACGGGATCGCGGTGTCATCCCGAGCGTAACCAACCGAGATCTGCGCCGGACCTTCAAGACGCTCGCCGGCAAGGCGGGCGTCACCAAGGAAATCCGTGACCGGCTTCAGAACCATGCACTGCAGGATGTCAGCTCACGTCACTATGACCGCTGGAACTACATGGCCGAGAAGCGCGCCGGTATGGCCAAGTGGGACAAGTTCATCCGGGCAATGCTCGCGAAAAAGCGCGGCGGGATTGCCGCTTGA
- a CDS encoding HGGxSTG domain-containing protein, with the protein MRTTPDPSHLHLRPRCGAKTRSGSPCQSPAVHRTKRCRMHDGVAGAGAPREPSNGNYRHGRRTIDFLKLGVSWRWCGRPSAGSTVKVHQHSIWERHPPPSQSRL; encoded by the coding sequence ATGCGGACGACGCCCGACCCCTCGCATTTGCACCTGCGTCCCCGGTGTGGAGCGAAGACCCGGAGCGGGAGCCCGTGCCAATCTCCAGCGGTGCACCGTACGAAGCGCTGCCGCATGCACGACGGAGTTGCCGGAGCCGGGGCTCCTCGCGAGCCGTCCAACGGCAATTACAGGCACGGGCGGCGCACCATCGATTTCTTGAAGCTCGGCGTTTCCTGGAGATGGTGCGGCAGGCCGTCGGCCGGCTCGACGGTTAAAGTTCATCAGCATTCAATTTGGGAGCGACACCCTCCCCCGTCTCAAAGCCGGCTCTAG
- a CDS encoding DUF5681 domain-containing protein has protein sequence MPFKPGQSGNPAGRPKGSKHKLGEDLLSDLYINFRQHEPSVIAKVRETKPEVYLKVVASLLPREVKLDAPDLRELSDAELMAVINATAAAAGLEISEAADETPCQH, from the coding sequence GTGCCTTTCAAGCCTGGGCAGAGCGGGAATCCAGCCGGCCGTCCGAAGGGCTCCAAGCATAAGCTGGGCGAGGACCTCCTCAGCGATCTGTATATCAACTTCCGGCAGCACGAGCCGAGCGTGATCGCCAAGGTGCGGGAGACGAAGCCGGAGGTGTATCTGAAGGTGGTCGCTAGCCTCCTGCCTCGTGAGGTGAAGCTCGACGCACCGGATCTCCGCGAGCTGAGCGACGCCGAGCTGATGGCCGTCATCAATGCCACTGCGGCAGCAGCGGGCCTGGAGATCAGCGAAGCTGCCGACGAGACGCCATGCCAGCATTGA
- a CDS encoding GNAT family N-acetyltransferase, whose product MNMREGSPPVGEVVDTTPAPRPARIALTGRHVDIVPFDVAVHGPDLYAASHGPEREALWAYLGAGPFADYEAFETYYRAAAEREDPLLFAILDKSGQAVGHATYMRIDTANRVIEVGNILYTPALMRTPAGTETMYLMARHVFETLGYRRYEWKCNALNAPSRRAAERYGFRFEGLFRHHMIVKGRNRDTAWFSILSEEWPQVAVAMEAWLAPENFDEEGHQFVPLATLNARKLEVEDKVLRRADLSDLAAVEALQKAAYAGNRILLGVEPVPLLWDYARVFRDREVWMLDGPDGLAGVLILEARADDLLTDSIATSPEAHGKGYGNLLLAAGEARARTLGRRTVRLYTGEPLSANIHWYRRKGYAIERVEQLPDRRLVHMVKAVG is encoded by the coding sequence ATGAACATGCGGGAAGGTTCGCCGCCGGTCGGCGAGGTGGTCGATACGACGCCGGCGCCGCGGCCCGCGCGCATCGCGCTCACCGGGCGGCACGTCGACATCGTGCCCTTCGACGTGGCCGTGCACGGGCCGGATCTCTATGCCGCCAGCCACGGGCCGGAGCGGGAGGCGCTGTGGGCCTATCTCGGCGCCGGTCCCTTCGCGGATTACGAGGCGTTCGAGACCTATTACCGCGCCGCCGCCGAGCGCGAGGACCCGCTGCTCTTCGCCATCCTCGACAAGTCCGGCCAGGCGGTCGGTCACGCCACCTATATGCGCATCGACACCGCGAACCGGGTGATCGAGGTCGGCAATATCCTCTACACGCCCGCGCTGATGCGCACGCCGGCCGGCACCGAGACCATGTACCTGATGGCGAGGCACGTCTTCGAGACGCTGGGCTACCGGCGCTACGAATGGAAGTGCAACGCGCTCAACGCCCCCTCGCGCCGCGCCGCCGAGCGCTATGGCTTCCGCTTCGAGGGGCTCTTCCGCCACCACATGATCGTCAAGGGCCGCAATCGCGACACCGCCTGGTTCTCCATCCTGTCGGAGGAATGGCCGCAGGTCGCGGTGGCGATGGAAGCCTGGCTGGCGCCGGAGAATTTCGACGAGGAAGGGCACCAGTTCGTCCCGCTCGCCACGCTCAACGCGCGCAAGCTCGAGGTCGAGGACAAGGTGCTGCGCCGGGCCGACCTCTCCGACCTCGCCGCCGTCGAGGCGCTGCAGAAGGCGGCCTATGCCGGCAACCGTATCCTGCTCGGCGTCGAGCCGGTGCCGCTGCTGTGGGATTATGCCCGCGTCTTCCGGGACCGCGAGGTGTGGATGCTCGACGGACCTGACGGGCTCGCCGGGGTGCTGATCCTCGAGGCGCGCGCGGACGACCTGCTCACCGACAGCATTGCCACGTCCCCCGAGGCGCACGGCAAGGGCTACGGCAACCTGCTGCTGGCGGCGGGCGAGGCGCGTGCCCGCACGCTCGGCCGGCGCACCGTGCGGCTTTATACCGGCGAGCCGCTTTCGGCCAACATCCATTGGTACCGGCGCAAGGGCTACGCCATCGAGCGGGTCGAGCAACTGCCTGACCGCCGGTTGGTGCATATGGTCAAGGCGGTGGGGTGA
- the map gene encoding type I methionyl aminopeptidase: MSYVEAAGAPLRKTGHIKLHGPEGFAGMRKAGQLAAQALDLVHEMVEPGVSTDAIDKLVFDFAMDHGVYPATLMYRGYRKSTCTSINHVVCHGIPNEKPLREGDIVNVDVTLIVDGWHGDSSRMYAVGEIPRRAERLLEVTYESMMRGIAEIRPGAHVGDIGAAIQEFVEPFHMSVVRDFCGHGLGQLFHDEPNVVHVGRRGDGPELLPGMIFTVEPMINLGRPHVKVLSDGWTAVTRDRSLSAQFEHSVGVTETGVEIFTLSPKGYDKPIFQNA, translated from the coding sequence ATGAGCTATGTGGAGGCGGCCGGCGCGCCGCTGCGCAAGACCGGTCATATCAAGCTGCACGGCCCGGAAGGGTTCGCCGGCATGCGCAAGGCGGGGCAACTCGCCGCGCAGGCGCTCGATCTCGTGCACGAAATGGTGGAGCCGGGCGTTTCCACCGACGCCATCGACAAGCTGGTGTTCGACTTCGCCATGGACCACGGCGTGTATCCGGCGACGCTGATGTATCGCGGCTACCGCAAGTCCACCTGCACCTCGATCAATCATGTCGTCTGCCACGGCATCCCCAACGAGAAGCCGCTGCGCGAGGGCGACATCGTCAATGTCGACGTGACGCTGATCGTCGACGGCTGGCACGGCGATTCCAGCCGCATGTATGCGGTGGGCGAGATTCCGCGCCGGGCCGAGCGGCTGCTCGAAGTCACCTATGAATCGATGATGCGCGGCATCGCCGAGATCCGTCCCGGCGCGCATGTCGGCGACATCGGCGCGGCGATCCAGGAATTCGTCGAGCCGTTCCACATGAGCGTGGTGCGCGATTTCTGCGGCCACGGCCTCGGCCAGCTGTTCCACGACGAGCCCAACGTCGTCCATGTAGGCCGCCGCGGCGACGGGCCGGAGCTGCTGCCCGGCATGATCTTCACCGTTGAGCCGATGATCAATCTCGGCCGCCCGCATGTGAAGGTGCTGTCCGACGGCTGGACCGCGGTGACCCGCGACCGCTCGCTTTCGGCGCAGTTCGAGCATTCGGTCGGCGTCACCGAGACGGGGGTCGAGATCTTCACCCTTTCCCCGAAGGGCTACGACAAGCCGATCTTCCAGAACGCCTGA
- a CDS encoding SOS response-associated peptidase: MVETPSNFPPQYNIAPTDQAGVIWKGEDSRWHYEVMRWGLIPRWWSRPIKGMAPMHNARAEEVDTKPAFRDAFKRTRCLVPASGFFEWTGDRKARKPHFSSSTDNQPLKFAGLYDRWKNRETGEVISSFTIIVTDANPFMGEIHDRMPVILAEENWDARLDAPRKDLLVPASDAELQRWRVTEKMNASTYKEADSVEPVPE; the protein is encoded by the coding sequence GTGGTCGAGACGCCCTCGAACTTCCCGCCGCAATACAACATCGCTCCGACCGACCAAGCCGGCGTGATCTGGAAAGGTGAGGACAGCCGATGGCATTACGAAGTGATGCGCTGGGGCCTGATCCCGCGCTGGTGGTCGCGTCCCATTAAGGGCATGGCGCCGATGCACAATGCCCGCGCCGAAGAGGTCGACACCAAGCCGGCCTTCCGCGACGCATTCAAGCGCACGCGCTGTCTGGTGCCGGCCTCGGGCTTCTTCGAGTGGACCGGCGACCGCAAGGCCCGCAAACCGCACTTCAGCAGCAGCACCGACAATCAGCCGCTGAAGTTCGCCGGGCTCTACGACCGTTGGAAGAACCGGGAGACGGGCGAGGTGATTTCCTCATTCACCATCATCGTCACGGACGCCAACCCTTTCATGGGCGAGATCCATGACCGCATGCCGGTGATACTGGCGGAGGAGAATTGGGACGCCCGGCTCGACGCCCCCCGCAAGGATCTGCTTGTGCCGGCGAGCGATGCCGAGCTGCAGCGCTGGCGCGTCACGGAGAAGATGAACGCCAGCACATACAAGGAGGCGGATTCGGTGGAGCCAGTCCCGGAATAG
- a CDS encoding lysozyme inhibitor LprI family protein, with protein sequence MARLAVTVILAALALVGSESAARAHVPTGCTHDGTDPRTYLDCLNARQKDSERKLARSVAGAQAAIDAREDLQPAQRRRWRALFEEAQSRFVQWRNFECQSIAPFEGDGAAHGVGGRLGGIGMLEQRMVCLITQNDLRVHDLEDRYAPAGGWPELPPEEAKETELAPAAPAAEVPPASAMPAGTPRIIEITP encoded by the coding sequence ATGGCACGCCTCGCCGTTACGGTGATCCTCGCGGCGCTCGCGCTCGTCGGATCGGAGTCCGCTGCCCGTGCTCATGTGCCGACGGGCTGCACCCATGACGGCACCGACCCGCGCACCTATCTCGACTGCCTCAACGCCCGCCAGAAGGACAGCGAGCGCAAGCTCGCGCGCAGCGTCGCCGGCGCTCAGGCGGCGATCGACGCGCGCGAGGACCTGCAGCCGGCGCAGCGCAGGCGCTGGCGCGCGCTGTTCGAGGAAGCGCAGAGCCGCTTCGTGCAATGGCGCAACTTCGAATGCCAGAGCATCGCGCCCTTCGAGGGCGACGGCGCCGCGCACGGCGTCGGCGGCCGCCTCGGCGGCATCGGCATGCTGGAACAGCGGATGGTCTGCCTGATCACCCAGAACGATCTGCGCGTGCACGACCTCGAGGACCGCTACGCCCCCGCGGGCGGCTGGCCGGAACTGCCCCCTGAAGAGGCCAAGGAAACCGAGCTCGCCCCGGCGGCACCCGCCGCCGAGGTACCACCCGCCTCGGCAATGCCGGCCGGCACCCCGCGCATCATCGAGATCACGCCCTAG
- the rnk gene encoding nucleoside diphosphate kinase regulator yields MTKFNTTAGKPPIVVSDEDYGRLTKLATAALDRFPDVAEELQIEMERAQVLSTATIPEGVVQMGSTVEYHSDVEQRRRITLVYPGEADIAEGRVSILTPIGAALIGLSAGQSIRWVSRDGREHVLTVLKVEQPVASATPTVV; encoded by the coding sequence ATGACCAAGTTCAACACCACTGCCGGCAAGCCGCCAATCGTCGTCAGTGACGAAGATTATGGGCGTCTGACCAAGCTCGCCACGGCCGCCCTCGACCGCTTTCCCGACGTTGCCGAGGAACTTCAGATCGAGATGGAAAGGGCTCAGGTCCTCAGCACGGCCACGATCCCTGAGGGCGTCGTGCAAATGGGCTCGACCGTGGAATATCATTCTGATGTCGAGCAACGGCGACGCATTACGCTCGTCTATCCGGGCGAGGCCGACATCGCGGAGGGCCGGGTTTCGATCCTGACGCCTATTGGCGCCGCCCTGATCGGGCTCTCTGCTGGGCAGTCCATCCGATGGGTGTCTCGTGACGGTCGCGAGCACGTGCTGACGGTGCTCAAGGTAGAGCAACCTGTCGCCTCCGCCACTCCCACGGTGGTGTGA
- a CDS encoding DoxX family protein: protein MSLNKLAIAPLPAPPGWYAVPLRLIIRYGFFAHGYAKLLRGPDHFTGILAAIGMPFPHLLSWATVAIELVGGLMILAGALAPLVTVPMIVVLLVAIFSVHLPNGFSSIKLMSYDASGAHFGPPGYETDLLYVAGRLALSIAGAGPFSVDSYLRRRQRPAKD from the coding sequence GTGTCACTCAACAAACTCGCCATCGCGCCGCTGCCGGCTCCGCCCGGCTGGTACGCAGTTCCCCTTCGTCTGATCATTCGGTACGGCTTCTTCGCGCACGGATATGCGAAGCTCCTGCGCGGGCCCGATCACTTCACCGGTATCCTGGCTGCGATCGGCATGCCATTTCCTCACCTGCTCAGTTGGGCGACCGTGGCGATCGAGCTTGTCGGCGGACTGATGATCCTGGCCGGCGCGCTCGCTCCCCTCGTCACCGTGCCCATGATCGTGGTGCTGCTAGTCGCCATCTTCTCCGTCCACCTCCCCAACGGCTTCAGCTCGATCAAGCTGATGTCCTATGACGCGAGCGGAGCCCATTTCGGCCCACCCGGCTATGAGACCGACTTGCTCTACGTCGCGGGACGCCTGGCCCTCTCGATTGCAGGTGCTGGACCATTCTCGGTCGACAGCTATTTGCGCCGGCGCCAGAGGCCCGCGAAGGACTAA
- the hisD gene encoding histidinol dehydrogenase: MTVTYLKKALRTAHSDESDVRKAVAGMLATIDAEGEEAVRRLSRQFDRWEGEIVLSDAARQAAIAAVPERTKDDIRFAHRNIRRFAEAQKATVLDCSIEVIPGLTAGQKQIPVEAAGCYVPGGRYAHIASAIMTITTARVAGVSHVTACSPPRPGLGIPPEIVFAMDLCGADAILNLGGVQGVAAMANGLFGLPKADVLAGPGNQYVAEAKRILYGRVGIDMFAGPTDSMVLADATADADLVAGDLIGQAEHGYNSPVWLVTTSRSLAEAVMERVPTLIEALPEPNRSSARAAWTDYAEVILCDEAQEMADVADRHAPEHLHVQAADLDWWLGRLRAYGSLFLGEETTVAFGDKTSGPNHVLPTSGAARYTGGLSVHKFMKTVTWQRATRTAARDLALVTARISRKEGMEGHARTADIRLARFFPDETFDLTPADE; this comes from the coding sequence ATGACCGTGACCTATCTCAAGAAGGCCCTCCGTACCGCCCATTCCGACGAAAGCGACGTGCGCAAGGCCGTCGCCGGGATGCTCGCCACCATCGACGCCGAAGGCGAGGAGGCGGTGCGCCGCCTCTCCCGGCAGTTCGACCGCTGGGAGGGCGAGATCGTCCTCTCCGATGCGGCGCGGCAGGCGGCGATCGCCGCCGTTCCCGAGCGGACCAAGGACGACATACGCTTCGCCCACCGCAACATCCGCCGCTTCGCCGAGGCGCAGAAGGCGACGGTGCTGGATTGCAGCATCGAGGTAATTCCCGGCCTCACCGCGGGACAGAAGCAGATTCCCGTGGAGGCCGCCGGCTGCTACGTGCCGGGAGGGCGCTATGCGCACATCGCCAGTGCCATCATGACCATCACCACCGCGCGCGTGGCGGGGGTGAGCCATGTCACCGCCTGCTCGCCGCCGCGTCCGGGGCTAGGCATCCCCCCGGAAATTGTCTTCGCAATGGATCTGTGCGGGGCGGACGCGATCCTCAATCTCGGTGGCGTGCAGGGCGTGGCGGCGATGGCCAACGGCCTTTTCGGCCTGCCGAAGGCGGACGTGCTGGCCGGACCCGGCAACCAGTATGTGGCCGAGGCCAAGCGGATCCTCTATGGCCGCGTCGGCATCGACATGTTCGCCGGGCCGACCGACAGCATGGTCCTCGCCGACGCGACGGCGGACGCCGACCTCGTCGCCGGCGACCTGATAGGCCAGGCCGAGCACGGCTACAACTCGCCGGTCTGGCTGGTCACGACGTCACGTTCGCTTGCTGAGGCGGTGATGGAGCGCGTGCCGACCCTCATCGAGGCACTACCGGAACCGAACCGTTCCAGCGCGCGGGCGGCATGGACGGACTATGCCGAAGTGATCCTGTGCGACGAGGCGCAGGAGATGGCGGATGTTGCCGACCGCCACGCGCCTGAGCACCTGCACGTCCAGGCCGCCGACCTCGACTGGTGGCTCGGGCGGCTACGCGCCTATGGCTCGCTGTTCCTCGGCGAGGAGACGACGGTCGCGTTCGGCGACAAGACGTCCGGCCCCAACCACGTGCTGCCGACCTCCGGAGCGGCGCGCTACACGGGCGGCCTCTCCGTGCACAAGTTCATGAAGACGGTAACGTGGCAGCGCGCGACCCGCACGGCCGCTCGCGACCTTGCCCTGGTCACTGCCCGCATCTCCCGCAAGGAGGGCATGGAAGGCCACGCTCGCACCGCGGATATACGCCTGGCACGCTTCTTTCCTGATGAGACGTTCGACCTCACGCCGGCAGATGAGTGA